In Harmonia axyridis chromosome 6, icHarAxyr1.1, whole genome shotgun sequence, a single window of DNA contains:
- the LOC123682823 gene encoding histone H2A, with amino-acid sequence MSGRGKGGKVKGKAKSRSNRAGLQFPVGRIHRLLRKGNYAERVGAGAPVYLAAVMEYLAAEVLELAGNAARDNKKTRIIPRHLQLAIRNDEELNKLLSGVTIAQGGVLPNIQAVLLPKKTEKKS; translated from the coding sequence atgtctGGTCGCGGTAAAGGTGGAAAAGTTAAGGGTAAGGCAAAGTCTCGTTCCAACCGAGCTGGATTACAATTTCCAGTTGGTCGTATTCATCGTTTATTACGCAAAGGAAATTATGCTGAACGAGTTGGAGCTGGAGCACCCGTCTATCTAGCCGCTGTTATGGAATATCTAGCCGCCGAAGTTTTGGAATTGGCCGGTAACGCAGCACGTGACAACAAGAAAACCAGAATTATTCCCAGACATCTTCAGCTGGCAATCAGAAACGACGAAGAGTTGAACAAATTGCTATCGGGAGTAACTATCGCTCAAGGTGGTGTTTTACCGAATATCCAAGCCGTCCTCTTGCCAAAGAAGACAGAAAAGAAATCATAA